From the genome of Nicotiana sylvestris chromosome 2, ASM39365v2, whole genome shotgun sequence, one region includes:
- the LOC104217300 gene encoding histone chaperone ASF1B-like — protein MSAVNITNVAVLDNPASFLAPFQFEISYECVAPLKDDLEWKLIYVGSAEDETYDQQLESVLVGPVNVGNYRFVLQADPPDPSRIREEDIIGVTVLLLTCSYLGQEFVRIGYYVNNDYDDEKLREEPPQKVLIDKIQRNILSDKPRVTKFPINFHPENSESGEQAPPTDHVAEAAGNEDQLPSPKNGSDEAGA, from the exons ATGAGTGCTGTGAACATCACGAATGTCGCCGTGTTAGACAATCCGGCGTCGTTTCTTGCGCCTTTCCAGTTTGAAATCTCTTACGAGTGCGTCGCTCCCCTCAAAGACG ACTTGGAATGGAAACTCATCTATGTTGGATCTGCCGAGGATGAGACATATGACCAACAACTAGAAAGTGTGCTTGTTGGCCCCGTCAATGTTGGAAATTACCGCTTCGTATTGCAG GCGGACCCTCCAGATCCTTCCAGAATTCGTGAAGAGGATATAATTGGTGTCACTGTGCTCTTATTGACCTGTTCCTATTTGGGTCAAGAATTTGTACGAATTGGCTACTATGTGAACAATGATTATGATGATGagaagctgagagaagaacctcCCCAAAAGGTTTTAATTGACAAGATTCAAAGAAACATACTATCAGACAAACCTAGAGTAACAAAGTTCCCTATCAATTTTCACCCTGAAAATAGTGAAAGCGGGGAGCAAGCCCCTCCAACAGATCACGTGGCTGAAGCAGCTGGGAATGAAGATCAACTACCTTCACCTAAGAATGGATCAGATGAGGCTGGAGCTTAA